One region of Collinsella aerofaciens ATCC 25986 genomic DNA includes:
- a CDS encoding winged helix-turn-helix domain-containing protein, with amino-acid sequence MEYKTTAKLVIQSCDKDLPGVFGHGCVLLLQGIAREHSLNRAAKSMGMAYSKAWRIVNEAEGQLGCKLIERDGARGSTLTPAGERAIAVYEELQADINNVIATKANDLIASIKK; translated from the coding sequence ATGGAGTACAAGACGACGGCAAAACTGGTCATTCAGTCGTGCGACAAAGATCTGCCGGGCGTGTTCGGCCACGGCTGCGTCTTGCTGCTGCAGGGTATCGCCCGCGAGCACTCGCTCAACCGCGCCGCCAAGAGCATGGGCATGGCGTATTCCAAGGCCTGGCGCATTGTGAACGAGGCAGAAGGACAGCTGGGCTGCAAGCTCATCGAGCGCGACGGCGCCCGCGGGTCCACCCTGACCCCCGCCGGCGAGCGAGCCATAGCGGTCTACGAGGAGCTGCAGGCCGACATCAACAACGTCATTGCCACCAAAGCAAACGACCTCATCGCAAGTATTAAAAAGTAG
- a CDS encoding PLP-dependent transferase, producing the protein MGVQQLEEAWAARAGAREARLLAASHVPAALSLLGIVRPGDRLVAFADDFADAFASGFDCCDVALVGSPSAEAFAAASEGIDALFDAEGPHLWWFVNSIGGFGLRVPDLRALGRAAREAHALFVVDNTVASAFGCDPLRLGAVLSLEALDRVCAGKAPRKLVAVSVARSQLKRHRVDAAAECAHALLDGRGLAKLDLPADEAGVLERGLDSLDVRMQAHFDRARALAEYLVANEMVRDVRYPGLSSHPDHAIATGILEHGFGPAVEFDLIERSAGDLFDALPGEFRTLPAGGATTRLSAPHGKQGSTIRLFAGSDDPLIVAATLDNALRK; encoded by the coding sequence ATGGGCGTACAGCAGTTAGAAGAGGCCTGGGCTGCAAGGGCCGGCGCGCGTGAGGCGCGGTTGCTTGCGGCCTCGCATGTTCCGGCGGCGCTGTCTCTGTTGGGGATTGTGCGTCCCGGTGACCGCCTGGTGGCCTTTGCGGACGACTTTGCCGATGCGTTTGCGAGCGGCTTTGATTGCTGCGATGTCGCGCTGGTGGGCTCGCCGTCCGCCGAGGCGTTTGCCGCTGCGTCCGAGGGCATTGATGCTTTGTTTGATGCCGAGGGTCCGCACCTGTGGTGGTTCGTCAACTCCATCGGCGGGTTTGGTCTGCGTGTGCCCGATCTGCGCGCTCTGGGCCGCGCTGCTCGTGAGGCCCATGCGCTGTTTGTGGTGGATAACACGGTGGCGTCGGCTTTTGGCTGCGATCCGCTGCGTTTGGGTGCCGTGCTGTCGCTCGAGGCGCTCGACCGCGTGTGCGCCGGCAAGGCTCCGCGCAAGTTGGTTGCCGTATCGGTCGCGCGCTCGCAGCTCAAGCGCCATCGCGTGGATGCTGCGGCTGAGTGCGCACATGCCCTGCTTGATGGCCGTGGCTTGGCCAAGCTTGATTTGCCTGCTGACGAGGCCGGTGTGCTGGAGCGCGGGCTGGACTCGCTCGATGTCCGCATGCAGGCACACTTCGACCGCGCCCGTGCACTGGCCGAGTATTTGGTCGCCAATGAGATGGTGCGCGACGTGCGCTATCCCGGGCTGAGCTCGCATCCCGACCATGCCATCGCGACAGGAATCCTCGAGCACGGCTTTGGTCCGGCAGTTGAGTTTGATCTTATCGAGCGCAGTGCGGGTGATCTCTTCGATGCTTTGCCGGGGGAGTTTCGTACATTGCCCGCCGGCGGCGCAACGACGCGCCTTTCGGCTCCACACGGCAAGCAGGGGAGCACCATCCGCCTCTTCGCCGGAAGCGATGACCCCTTGATCGTGGCCGCCACCCTAGATAATGCCCTCCGCAAGTAG